Proteins co-encoded in one Fusarium musae strain F31 chromosome 3, whole genome shotgun sequence genomic window:
- a CDS encoding hypothetical protein (EggNog:ENOG41~BUSCO:EOG09262BHE), translating to MALRRSGGQLCKSISQASSHRLALPQIATQKRYLATPVHPVTQDATGSKGPTAMVFLNMGGPSTTDEVGAFLSRLFADGDLIPLGPLQNYLGPLISKRRTPKIIKQYSAIGGGSPIRKWSEYQNAEMCKILDKISPETAPHKPYVAFRYADPLTEEMYEQLLKDGFGNGKGGRAVAFTQYPQYSCSTTGSSLNELWKWRHRLEGKTNKESGDGTITWSVIDRWPNHSGLVEAFAQNIETKLAEYPEERRKDVVLLFSAHSLPMSVVNRGDPYPAEVAATVYAVMQRLGFSNPYRLCWQSQVGPSAWLGPQTSDSVEHYISKGQKDLVLIPIAFTSDHIETLYELDQEVIGDSGHPETVKRVESLNGSPVFIQALADIAKEHLAAGQACSKQMGLRCPGCKSERCAESKRFFASQQAGLA from the exons ATGGCTCTACGAAGATCTGGAGGCCAGCTCTGCAAGAGCATTTCACAGGCCAGTTCGCATCGACTTGCGCTACCCCAAATCGCTACTCAGAAGCGATATCTAGCCACTCCCGTCCATCCTGTCACTCAAGATGCTACTGGATCGAAGGGCCCTACGGCTATGGTCTTCCTCAACATGGGAGGACCTTCGACTACCGATGAGGTTGGCGCCTTTTTGAGCCGTCTTTTT GCCGACGGCGATCTAATTCCTCTCGGCCCTCTACAAAACTATCTCGGTCCATTGATTTCGAAGAGGCGAACACCCAAAATCATCAAGCAATACTCTGCCATCGGTGGAGGATCACCAATCCGAAAGTGGTCTGAATACCAAAACGCCGAGATGTGTAAGATCTTGGACAAGATCTCCCCCGAGACTGCGCCTCACAAGCCCTACGTCGCTTTTCGATACGCGGACCCATTGACCGAGGAAATGTACGAGCAGCTGTTGAAGGACGGCTTTGGAAATGGAAAAGGCGGCCGCGCTGTCGCATTCACACAATATCCTCAGTACTCGTGCTCAACAACAGGTAGTAGCTTGAACGAGCTATGGAAGTGGAGGCACCGGCTTGAAGGCAAGACCAACAAGGAGTCCGGTGACGGTACCATTACCTGGAGTGTAATCGACCGTTGGCCTAACCACAGTGGATTGGTCGAGGCTTTTGCCCAAAACATCGAGACTAAGCTTGCGGAATACCCTGAGGAGCGAAGGAAGGATGTTGTGCTGCTCTTCTCTGCGCATAGTCTGCCCATGTCTGTCGTTAACCGAG GTGATCCTTACCCTGCTGAAGTTGCGGCCACTGTCTACGCTGTCATGCAGCGCCTCGGTTTCTCCAACCCTTACCGACTGTGCTGGCAGTCTCAGGTCGGCCCGTCGGCCTGGTTAGGACCTCAAACCTCGGACAGTGTAGAGCACTACATATCCAAGGGTCAGAAGGATCTGGTGCTTATCCCCATCGCTTTCACATCCGACCATATTGAAACTTTATATGAGTTGGATCAAGAAGTCATCGGCGACAGTGGTCACCCCGAAACTGTCAAGCGGGTTGAGTCTCTGAACGGCAGTCCTGTCTTTATTCAAGCTCTCGCCGACATTGCCAAGGAGCACCTGGCAGCAGGTCAGGCTTGCTCGAAGCAGATGGGTCTTCGATGTCCTGGATGTAAGAGCGAGAGATGTGCGGAGTCGAAACGATTCTTTGCAAGCCAGCAGGCTGGCCTCGCTTAA
- the FIS1 gene encoding mitochondrial membrane protein (BUSCO:EOG09265A4E): MVTELPSSLDALDAETPLNASELNVLKAQYEREGEMVGIQTKFNYAWGLVKSNQRNDQQLGVRLLSDIFRISPERRRECLYYLALGNYKLGNYGEARRYNDLLLDKEPANLQASNLRQLIDDKVAREGLMGVAILSGVGVAAGVVGAFILRNARKR, encoded by the exons ATGGTAACCGAACTACCAT CCTCGCTAGATGCTCTCGATGCTGAGAC ACCGCTAAATGCCTCTGAGCTCAATGTACTAAAAGCGCAATATGAGCGCGAGGGTGAGATGGTTGGCATCCAGACCAAGTTCAACTACGCCTGG GGCCTCGTCAAGTCCAACCAGCGAAACGACCAGCAGCTCGGTGTGCGCCTTCTCTCGGATATCTTCCGCATCTCCCCCGAACGTCGCCGCGAATGTCTCTACTATCTTGCCCTTGGCAACTACAAGCTCGGCAACTACGGCGAAGCGCGTCGTTACAacgacctccttcttgacaaggaGCCTGCCAACCTTCAAGCATCCAACCTACGCCAACTGATCGATGACAAGGTTGCCCGCGAGGGGCTGATGGGTGTCGCTATTCTgagtggtgttggtgttgcggCCGGTGTGGTAGGAGCATTTATCCTGAGGAATGCTAGGAAGAGGTAG
- a CDS encoding hypothetical protein (EggNog:ENOG41), giving the protein MLDVDFQDPPTLSPMKPVSFDELYVYSATIGPAGDEQIANMKPNHDYLAVEASTRGNPRNTTSPGSESPALAPSASPANVPSQAPPPTDNRNIVRRKLTGYVGFANLPNQWHRKSVRKGFNFNVMVVGESGLGKSTLVNTLFNTSLYPPKERKGPSLDIIPKTVTIQSISADIEEAGVRLRLTVVDTPGFGDFVNNDESWRPIVDNIEQRFDSYLDAENKVNRMNIVDNRIHACVFFIQPTGHSLKPLDIEVMRRLHTKVNLIPVIAKADTLTDEEIAAFKSRILADIKHHGIQIFEGPRYELDDEETIAENNEIMSKVPFAVVGANNEITSADGRKIRGRAYPWGIIEVDNEEHCDFVKLRQMLIRTHMEELKEHTNNQLYENYRTDKLLAMGVSQDPSVFKEVNPAVKQEEERALHEQKLAKMEAEMKMVFQQKVAEKESKLKQSEEELYARHKEMKEQLDRQRLELEDKKQRVESGRPLEKEGKRKGFSLR; this is encoded by the exons ATGCTTGACGTGGATTTCCAGGATCCGCCGACATTAAGCCCTATGAAGCCAGTGTCATTCGACGAACTATATGTCTATTCGGCAACAATTGGGCCAGCTGGAGATGAACAGATAGCCAATATGAAGCCCAATCATGACTATCTTGCAGTCGAGGCTTCTACCAGGGGAAACCCTCGCAACACAA cttctCCCGGCAGCGAATCTCCAGCGTTGGCTCCTTCTGCCTCGCCCGCCAACG TTCCATCCCAGGCACCTCCCCCGACGGACAACAGAAACATTGTCCGTAGAAAGCTTACTGGCTATGTCGGTTTTGCTAACCTACCCAACCAATGGCACCGAAAGAGTGTTCGTAAAGgattcaacttcaacgtGATGGTTGTTG GTGAGTCTGGCTTGGGCAAGTCTACTCTCGTCAACACTCTGTTCAACACCTCCCTGTACCCCCCCAAGGAGCGCAAGGGACCTAGCCTCGACATTATTCCCAAGACTGTTACTATCCAGTCCATTAGTGCCGACATTGAGGAGGCAGGTGTTCGTCTCCGCCTGACCGTTGTCGATACACCAGGCTTCGGCGATTTCGTCAACAACGACGAGTCCTGGCGCCCTATCGTCGACAACATCGAGCAGCGATTCGACTCTTACTTGGATGCTGAGAACAAGGTTAACCGCATGAACATTGTTGACAACCGTATTCACGCATGTGTCTTCTTTATTCAACCCACCGGCCACTCCCTGAAGCCTCTTGACATTGAGGTCATGCGCCGACTCCATACCAAGGTCAACTTGATCCCCGTCATCGCTAAGGCTGATACCCTTACCGACGAGGAGATTGCTGCCTTCAAGTCACGA ATTCTCGCCGATATCAAGCATCATGGCATCCAGATCTTCGAGGGACCTCGATAcgagcttgatgatgaggagacgATCGCTGAGAACAACGAGATCATGTCCAAGGTTCCCTTCGCTGTTGTTGGTGCCAACAACGAGATCACAAGCGCCGATGGTCGCAAGATTCGCGGTCGCGCATACCCTTGGGGTATCATTGAGGTCGATAACGAGGAGCACTGCGATTTTGTCAAGCTTCGACAAATGCTCATTCGAACACACAtggaggagctcaaggagcacaccaacaaccaactCTACGAGAACTACCGTACCGACAAGCTGCTCGCCATGGGCGTGTCGCAAGACCCCAGCGTTTTCAAGGAGGTCAACCCTGCTGTcaagcaggaggaggagcgtGCCCTGCACGAGCAGAAGCTAGCCAAGATGGAGgccgagatgaagatggtcttCCAACAGAAGGTAGCAGAGAAGGAGAGCAAGCTCAAGCAATCCGAAGAGGAACTGTACGCCCGCcacaaggagatgaaggagcaACTCGACCGCCAACGACTGGAGctcgaggacaagaagcagcGCGTCGAAAGCGGACGGCCACTAGAGAAGGAAGGCAAGCGAAAGGGTTTCTCTCTTCGCTAA
- a CDS encoding hypothetical protein (BUSCO:EOG09262X01): MASITDIPSMRASALTLMATRAQDQDLVMDVTSNHCNPDLKSLLQENSEASSTCAIPSFGWHPWFSHLLYDDSADTPTFQPTSGPETDNAAKQAHYNAVLQPVPSPDFVASLPSPVAISSFLNATESRLSTNPHALVGEIGLDKAFRLPEPWLPSNHIERDPALTPGGREGRQLSPYRVKIEHQRDVLAAQLRLAAKTGRAVSVHGVQAHGILHETLAATWKGHEREVITRRKRRLVASGAEDFSDEDDDGSEKPYPPRICLHSFSASVEVLRQYLNRTIPARIFVSLSTAVNLSTDATRNKTDDVLRALPDDSILVESDLHIAGEQMDSALEDMYRHVCEVKGWNLDEGVKKIAKNYEEFIFG; the protein is encoded by the coding sequence ATGGCTTCGATAACAGATATACCCTCTATGCGTGCATCAGCTTTGACCCTCATGGCAACACGTGCCCAGGACCAGGACCTCGTTATGGATGTCACTAGCAACCATTGCAACCCGGATCTCAAATCACTTTTGCAAGAAAACTCGGAAGCATCGAGTACCTGTGCTATTCCCTCCTTTGGGTGGCATCCATGGTTTTCCCATCTACTCTACGACGACTCGGCCGACACTCCGACATTCCAGCCCACCTCCGGGCCCGAGACTGACAATGCCGCCAAACAAGCACATTATAACGCCGTTCTACAACCAGTGCCCTCACCAGACTTTgttgcttctcttccttcccCTGTCGCAATAAGCTCATTTCTCAATGCAACCGAATCCCGTCTATCCACTAACCCTCATGCTCTTGTTGGCGAGATCGGCCTTGATAAGGCCTTTCGTCTACCAGAACCTTGGCTGCCGTCGAACCATATCGAGAGAGATCCAGCGCTCACACCAGGGGGCCGTGAGGGCCGACAGCTCAGCCCTTATAGGGTGAAAATAGAGCACCAGCGTGATGTTCTTGCCGCACAGCTTCGTCTTGCTGCAAAAACTGGCAGAGCTGTTAGTGTGCATGGCGTACAAGCCCATGGCATCTTACATGAGACGCTTGCGGCAACATGGAAGGGCCATGAGCGGGAGGTTATAACACGACGCAAGCGGCGTCTTGTGGCATCGGGTGCTGAGGACTTTTcagacgaggacgacgacgGTAGTGAGAAGCCGTACCCTCCTCGAATATGCCTACATTCATTCAGCGCTAGTGTTGAAGTATTGAGGCAGTATCTGAACCGAACGATTCCAGCTCGTATATTTGTCTCGCTGTCAACAGCTGTCAACTTGAGTACTGATGCTACCCGGAATAAGACCGACGATGTACTACGGGCCCTGCCTGACGACAGCATCCTAGTGGAGAGTGATCTTCACATTGCCGGCGAACAAATGGATAGTGCATTGGAAGACATGTACCGGCATGTTTGTGAGGTCAAGGGCTGGAACCTTGATGAAGGCGTCAAAAAGATTGCGAAAAATTACGAAGAGTTCATATTCGGGTGA
- a CDS encoding hypothetical protein (EggNog:ENOG41) — translation MRGLAQAAMVLAPTLVLAHGPHHPPPPPPPPPPMGFLPSALDVTPSAFVTVKLPLSESESYPLTLRFDVEESEEVCGPASITLNGEPLKQDAKGRGVGSFLINNETTISADWDFECFGPKEFPVGQSMRFNVKALDDMALTEESSFWMTFKQTAPVRISDVGNAAYVWSLSMPFSKDKESSSDDKSTSTPPPIWEYPDREFQDPEEELQVELMELNALHKQILQLEELVKEREASVAKKLGKQYPPPPPSTMKKIKQCDGVQCVLHTVGEEVRHSAHRFYDSIFGHRPPHHGPHGPHHGPHHGNGTHRGPHPPHHGPPHPPPPPHHGRPPFPFPGGHPPPPMCAPCPCDPRHGNPPPPPPPPPPHHGGKPHHGRPEHGHGGFGAEGHEGHPPPPVSLMLQPEIELVPLTTPQPPHHPIIVILGIVTIALALFCAIAIAYIHRRVARLSPEARRAIRRAFRQTRDERRKNSALKAAYRAFVTRLIENEDDEKEAMLNGERRRRSSSCSSITMEEEIASFREAAQMVEGIVAAEEGQHSHARSYSYAAGPPVPPCASHQTAATAYPGFMETDDNLPAYDDDERDSSVVADGCRYTPGSSDYTPSNSGSNASDVLGDTKN, via the exons ATGCGCGGCCTTGCTCAGGCTGCCATGGTGCTAGCACCGACGTTGGTGTTGGCCCATggacctcatcatcctcctcctccgccgccgccacctCCTCCCATGGGATTTCTCCCCTCAGCTCTCGATGTCACACCCTCAGCCTTTGTCACAGTCAAGCTCCCCTTGAGCGAATCCGAATCATATCCTCTG ACACTACGATTCGATGTGGAGGAATCAGAAGAAGTCTGTGGTCCCGCCAGTATCACCCTCAATGGCGAACCCCTCAAGCAAGACGCCAAGGGTCGCGGGGTCGGGTCtttcctcatcaacaatgagACCACTATTTCAGCAGACTGGGATTTCGAATGCTTTGGCCCCAAAGAATTCCCCGTCGGCCAGTCTATGCGCTTCAATGTCAAGGCTCTCGACGACATGGCTCTTACAGAGGAATCTTCCTTCTGGATGACTTTCAAGCAGACCGCACCAGTCCGAATCTCCGATGTTGGAAACGCCGCCTATGTCTGGAGTCTGTCGATGCCTTtcagcaaggacaaggagtcCTCCTCTGACGACAAAtccacctcaacaccaccccCCATCTGGGAGTACCCCGACCGCGAGTTCCAGGACCCCGAGGAGGAACTTCAGGTTGAGCTTATGGAACTGAATGCTTTGCACAAGCAGATTCTTCAGCTTGAGGAACTAGTGAAGGAGAGAGAGGCATCTGTTGCTAAGAAGCTGGGCAAGCAGTATCCTCCCCCACCCCCCTCGACtatgaagaagatcaagcagTGTGATGGCGTGCAGTGTGTTCTGCACACTGTTGGTGAGGAGGTGCGACACTCGGCTCACAGATTCTACGATAGCATATTTGGACACCGTCCACCTCACCATGGCCCGCACGGTCCTCACCATGGCCCTCATCATGGAAACGGTACTCACCGGggccctcatcctcctcatcatggaCCTCCTCACccaccaccgcctcctcACCATGGTCGCCCTCCCTTCCCCTTCCCTGGAGGCCACCCGCCCCCTCCGATGTGCGCCCCTTGCCCCTGCGATCCACGCCATGGAAACCCTcccccccctcctcctccacccccTCCTCATCACGGAGGGAAGCCTCATCACGGTCGGCCTGAGCATGGCCATGGTGGTTTCGGTGCTGAAGGTCATGAGGGCCACCCCCCTCCACCTGTAAGTCTAATGCTCCAACCAGAAATTGAACTCGTTCCGCTAACtactcctcagcctcctcaccATCCCATCATTGTCATCCTCGGAATTGTGACCATTGCTCTCGCCCTTTTTTGTGCTATTGCCATCGCCTACATTCACCGCCGTGTAGCGCGTCTCAGCCCCGAGGCTCGTCGTGCTATCCGCCGGGCATTCCGCCAAACTCGCGACGAGCGTCGTAAGAACTCTGCTCTGAAGGCTGCTTATCGTGCCTTTGTCACCCGATTGATTGagaacgaggatgatgagaaggaggctATGCTAAACGGTGAGCGACGCCGACGATCATCTTCCTGCAGTAGCATTAccatggaagaggagattgCCTCCTTCCGTGAGGCTGCTCAAATGGTTGAGGGCATCGTCGCTGCTGAGGAGGGCCAGCATAGCCATGCCCGTTCTTATAGCTACGCTGCAGGTCCGCCTGTTCCTCCCTGTGCCTCACACCAAACTGCTGCCACAGCATACCCTGGCTTCATGGAGACGGATGACAACCTTCCTGCctacgacgatgatgagcgtGATTCGTCGGTTGTAGCAGATGGATGCCGATACACTCCTGGCAGCTCCGATTATACCCCTTCGAACTCCGGGTCCAATGCCAGCGATGTCCTGGGGGACACCAAGAACTAA
- the MUS51 gene encoding ATP-dependent DNA helicase II subunit 1 (BUSCO:EOG092617RY), translating into MADKQPWRKEDEDEEEQELDENNYKAQKDAILLAIDVSKSMLEPPPPSDSKKADRDSPVQAALKCAYHLMEQRIISNPKDMMGILLFGTKKSKFQGSVDGRSGLGYPHCYLFTDLDVPAAEDVQALKTLVEDGEDEDEVLIPSDEPVSMSNVLFCANQIFTTKAANFGSRRLFIVTDNDNPHASDKQVKSAAAVRAKDLYDLGILIDLFPISRGDEKFDLHKFYDDVIYRDPLGEANMTEVRTSKSGDGLTLLNSLISNVNSKQTAKRALFSNLPFEIAPGLRISVKGYNIVHRQTPARTCYIWLDGEKPQIATSETTRIAEDSARTVEKAEIKKAYKFGGEYVYFSPDEQKSLKDFGSPIIRIIGFKPRSLLPVWASTKKSTFIFPSEEDYVGSTRVFTALWQKLLKDDRMGVAWCITRANAQPMLAAIIPSRERSDDSSGTPYLPAGLWIYPLPFQDDLRNINPPNEVLRSSGELTTQMRTIIQQLQLPKAMYDPLKYPNPALQWHYRILQALALEEEVPEKADDATEPKYKAISKRAGGYLEEWSESLEEESGKVANKRSTKRETDDEDMERPVKKSRGSSEKATGSSFSMAQLKAAIEGGTIQKMTVVQLKDILATKGLSTAGRKVELIERIEEWIEESS; encoded by the exons ATGGCCGATAAACAGCCTTGGCgaaaagaagacgaagatgaggaggagcaagaaCTCGATGAGAAC AACTACAAGGCACAGAAAGACGCCATCTTGCTTGCAATCGATGTCAGCAAATCTATGTTAGAGCCACCGCCGCCTTCGGATTCCAAAAAGGCAGATCGCGACAGCCCTGTCCAGGCGGCATTAAAATGCGCCTATCATCTCATGGAGCAACGCATCATTTCTAACCCCAAGGACATGATGggcattcttctttttggaACGAAGAAATCAAAATTCCAGGGCTCTGTAGATGGTCGCAGTGGTCTAGGTTACCCTCATTGTTATCTATTCACTGATCTCGACGTGCCTGCGGCAGAAGATGTCCAGGCACTCAAAACCCTTGTGGAAGAtggggaggatgaagatgaggtaCTGATACCTTCGGATGAGCCTGTCAGCATGTCGAATGTGCTATTCTGCGCGAATCAAATCTTCACAACAAAGGCTGCGAACTTCGGCAGTCGTCGTTTGTTTATAGTAACTGACAACGACAATCCCCACGCATCTGACAAACAGGTCAAGTCCGCTGCAGCGGTACGAGCCAAGGATCTGTACGACCTTGGGATCCTGATAGATCTATTCCCTATCTCTCGTGGAGACGAGAAATTCGACCTCCACAAGTTTTATGAT GATGTTATCTATCGTGACCCTCTTGGAGAGGCGAACATGACAGAAGTCCGAACATCGAAATCTGGAGACGGACTGACCTTGCTCAACTCGCTCATCTCAAATGTCAATTCCAAACAAACTGCAAAGAGAGCCCTGTTCTCAAATTTGCCATTCGAGATTGCTCCTGGGCTACGCATCTCAGTGAAGGGGTACAATATTGTTCATCGTCAGACACCAGCACGCACTTGCTACATTTGGTTGGACGGTGAAAAGCCGCAAATTGCTACAAGTGAAACTACGCGAATTGCGGAGGATAGCGCCAGGACAGTTGAAAAAGCAGAGATAAAGAAGGCGTACAAGTTTGGCGGCGAGTACGTCTACTTCTCCCCTGACGAACAGAAGTCACTGAAGGATTTCGGATCACCCATCATTCGTATCATCGGCTTCAAACCGCGCAGTTTGCTTCCCGTATGGGCAAGCACTAAGAAGTCCACATTCATCTTCCCCAGCGAAGAAGATTATGTTGGTTCGACCAGAGTTTTCACAGCACTCTGGCAGAAACTTCTCAAGGATGACAGAATGGGTGTCGCCTGGTGTATCACTCGTGCTAATGCGCAGCCAATGTTGGCCGCCATCATACCGTCTAGAGAGCGGTCTGATGATAGCTCGGGAACGCCGTATCTGCCTGCTGGGCTTTGGATCTACCCTCTACCCTTCCAAGACGACCTGAGAAATATCAACCCACCAAATGAAGTGCTGCGAAGTTCTGGCGAGCTTACGACGCAGATGCGGACTATCATCCAGCAACTCCAACTGCCAAAGGCTATGTACGATCCATTGAAATACCCCAACCCCGCGTTACAGTGGCACTACAGAATTCTTCAGGCTCTTGCTTTGGAGGAAGAGGTACCCGAGAAGGCAGACGATGCAACGGAGCCAAAATACAAAGCGATCAGTAAACGAGCAGGCGGCTACTTGGAAGAATGGTCTGAATCTCTCGAAGAAGAGTCTGGTAAAGTTGCAAACAAGAGATCGACAAAGCGTGAGACggacgatgaagacatgGAGAGACCAGTGAAGAAATCGAGAGGTTCGTCAGAGAAGGCAACTGGTTCTTCATTCAGTATGGCTCAATTGAAAGCCGCGATCGAAGGTGGGACTATTCAAAAGATGACTGTCGTTCAGCTCAAAGATATACTAGCTACTAAGGGTTTGAGTACTGCCGGACGAAAGGTTGAATTGATCGAGAGAATCGAGGAATGGATAGAGGAAAGCTCATGA
- the SPC24 gene encoding kinetochore-associated Ndc80 complex subunit spc24 (EggNog:ENOG41) produces the protein MLLSEEPATLIHHTIENFNIAPDKLAVSRVTESLSTLQQARDLRVREAESSLKKLSRQLATHTSRHDDLVASHSSADHASNIARLDTLKFRTAKAAADAETDAERLALTAADLKARLRELELQGVEGDAAANARRRDPVDDEVLLRLKVYRSLGIDIERDERDGEWSKAVIRNDRKGDVHVVNMDKKFSRFFYANYFWQTL, from the exons ATGTTGCTCTCCGAAGAACCCGCGACT CTTATTCATCATACTATCGAAAACTTCAACATCGCACCAGACAAACTTGCCGTCTCTCGTGTTACAGAGTCACTTTCGACACTCCAACAAGCTCGCGATCTTCGCGTTCGTGAGGCGGAGTCCTCACTGAAGAAGCTCTCTCGTCAGCTCGCAACACACACATCGCGACATGACGATCTCGTTGCTTCCCACTCGTCAGCAGATCACGCGTCCAACATCGCACGTCTAGACACATTGAAATTTCGTACCGCcaaagctgctgctgatgctgaaaCTGACGCTGAACGCCTTGCTCTAACGGCCGCTGACCTCAAGGCTCGTCTTCGCGAGCTGGAGCTTCAGGGCGTGGAGGGCGATGCGGCAGCTAATGCCCGACGCAGAGACCCAGTTGATGACGAGGTGCTGCTAAGGCTCAAGGTGTATAGAAGCCTGGGCATCGACATTGAGAGGGACGAGAGGGACGGTGAGTGGTCCAAGGCTGTTATTCGGAATGATCGCAAAGGGGACGTGCATGTTGTCAACATGGATAAGAAGTTCTCGCGATTCTTTTACGCAAACTACTTCTGGCAGACTCTCTAA